GTCGGACGCCTGGTGGGGGCGATCGAGTGGCTCGTCGCCGCCGAGCCCGGCTTGTACGACGCCCTGGACGTGCCGCTGCGGTACGGGACGTTGAGCTAGTTCGTCACGACGTCTCTGCCGGCTCGACGACCGGCCCCCAGGGGGCGCAGAGCAGCAGGCAGGCGCGGCGAAGGTCGGCCTCGGCCTCCGCGGCGGTGGACTCCCCGGCGACCGCCCAGGTGAGGACGCCGTACGCACACTGCTCGACCAGCCGGGCGAGGCGAAGGTCGGACTCGTCCGGGTCGGTGATGCCGGCGACGGTGAGGATGCGGTCACGCATGGTCGTGTCAGGCGCCACTGCCGTGGTCGACCGGACGACGTTGACCGAGTTGATCATCGCGCGGGCGAGCCGGGGGCTGCGCAGCATCGAGCGGCAGGCAGAGGCCATGAAGGCGGCGACCGCCTCGGCAGGCCTCGCACCGGGACGACGGGCGGCGGGCCGCAGCGCCTGGACGTTGCGGGCCAGCACCCCGGCGAACAGGTGGTGCTTGGAGGGGTAGTACCGGTAGAGCGTGCCGAGCGCCAGGTCGGCCTCGGCGGCCACCTGGGCCATCTGGACGTGCTCGAGCCCGTGGGCCGCGCCGAGCCGCGCCGCGGCGGCCAGTGCACGGTCGCAGCGCTCCTGCTGCTGCACCGTCGTCGGTACGGCGGGAGGGCGTCCTTCGGCTATTCGGGGCACGGCTACTCCTTGTCCAGGCCCATCAGCTTCTGGATGAACTGGTGTGCGCCGAGCACGACCTTCGCGCGGTCGGGGTGCGTGCGCATCGCGAGGTACTCGTCGTTGCCGGCGGCGACGTGCACGGGTCCGTTGGCCAGGTTTGCGAGCCCCTCACGGGCCACGTCGAGCGGTTCGGCGACCTTCATGCCGGGCACCTCGAAGTCCAGGCCCACCCGTTCCATCGCCGGCGTGCGGGTCACGCCGAGGACGAGCTCGAGGACGTCGACGCCGTGCTCGCGCAGCTCGAGCCAGAGGCTCTCGGCGAAGATCCGGCTGAAGGCCTTCGCGCCGCCGTACACCGTGTGGTGCGTCGAGCCCATGTACGACGCCATCGAGCCGACGAGCACGATCCCGCCACGTCCACGCTCGCGCATCGCGCGGCCGTAGTGCTGGACAAGGGTCAGCGGCGTCGTCACGTTGAGCGTGATCACCTGACCAAAGGCGTCCAGGTCGCCGTCGAGGAACTCAGCGCTGTGCGTGTTCGCGCCGGCGTTCAGGATCAGCAGACCGACCTCGACGTCGGAGGTCTCGGCGAGCACGTCTTCGACCGCCCCGGGGGCGGCCAGGTCGACACCGAGCGTGCGCACCTCGACGCCGAGCGCCCGGCAGGCGATCGCGGTCTCCTCGAGCGGGACCGGCTTGCGGGCGAGCAGGACCAGGTTGACCCCGGCGGCCGCGAGCTCGGTCGCGAAGGCGGACCCGACGCCCTCGGAGCCGCCGGCGATCACCGCCCAGGGTCCGTACTTGTCGAGATCGGTCACGAGTCGCACCTTCCGCATTCTTAGAATTCATTCTAGTGTCGTCAGCATGACCGACGACAGGCTGAACGCGCTAGAGGACCGACTCGCCCGGCTCGAGGACGAGCGCGCGATCACCCGCCTGATCGGCTGCTACGGGCCCTTGGTCGACGCTGCCGACGCCGATGCGGTTGCCGCCCTGTGGGCCGAGGACGGCACCTACGACGTCGAGGGGTGGGGGATGCGCAGCCGGGCCGACGTGCACGCGATGGTGCTCTCGCCGCAGCACCAGGGCTTGGTCACCGCGGGGTGCACCCACTTCCTCGGGCCGGTCGTCGTGACCGTCGAGGGCGACACCGCCGTCGCGGTCTGCGAGTCCGTGCTGGTCGTCCACCACAAGGAGCGGTTCCACGTGGCCCGCGCCGGGGCCAACCGGTTCGAGCTGGTGCGCAACGACGGGGTCTGGGAGATCCTGCACCGCACCACCCGGGCCCTCGACGGCGATGCCGCCGCCCGTGACCTGCTGGCGGTCGTGCGATGAGTGGCCAGCTGTCGGGTCGCGTCGCCCTGGTCACCGGGGGAGGTGCCGGCATCGGTGCCGGCCTGGTGCGCCGGTTCGCCGACGAGGGAGCCAAGGTCGTCGTCGCCGAGCTCGACGAGACGCAGGGTCAGGAGGTCGCGGACGCGGTCGGCGGGATCTTCGCGCGGTGCGACGTTGCTCGTCGGGTCGACGTGGAGGGCGCGGTCGAGGCTGCGCTGGCGGCGTACGGGGCGATCGACATCGTCGTCAACAACGCCTGGGGCGGCGGTTCGATCGGCCGCGTCGAGAACAAGACCGGTGAGGCCCTGAACGCCGGGATGGCGGTCGGCTACCTCGGGCCGTTCTGGGCCATGAAGGCTGCCTACCCGCACATGAAGGAGCGCGGCTGGGGCCGGATCATCAACATGGTCAGTCTCAACGGCGTCAACGCGCACGTCGGCTCGCTGGAGTACAACGCGGCCAAGGAGGCCCTGCGCGCCCTGACCCGTACGGCGGCACGCGAGTGGGCGCCGACCGGTGTCACCGTCAACGCGATCGCGCCGGCCGCCAAGAGCCAGGCGTTCCTGCGCGCGATCGGGGAGTACCCCGAGCTGGTCGCGCTCGCCGACGCCGCCAACCCG
The DNA window shown above is from Marmoricola sp. OAE513 and carries:
- a CDS encoding TetR/AcrR family transcriptional regulator is translated as MPRIAEGRPPAVPTTVQQQERCDRALAAAARLGAAHGLEHVQMAQVAAEADLALGTLYRYYPSKHHLFAGVLARNVQALRPAARRPGARPAEAVAAFMASACRSMLRSPRLARAMINSVNVVRSTTAVAPDTTMRDRILTVAGITDPDESDLRLARLVEQCAYGVLTWAVAGESTAAEAEADLRRACLLLCAPWGPVVEPAETS
- a CDS encoding SDR family NAD(P)-dependent oxidoreductase, translating into MTDLDKYGPWAVIAGGSEGVGSAFATELAAAGVNLVLLARKPVPLEETAIACRALGVEVRTLGVDLAAPGAVEDVLAETSDVEVGLLILNAGANTHSAEFLDGDLDAFGQVITLNVTTPLTLVQHYGRAMRERGRGGIVLVGSMASYMGSTHHTVYGGAKAFSRIFAESLWLELREHGVDVLELVLGVTRTPAMERVGLDFEVPGMKVAEPLDVAREGLANLANGPVHVAAGNDEYLAMRTHPDRAKVVLGAHQFIQKLMGLDKE
- a CDS encoding nuclear transport factor 2 family protein: MTDDRLNALEDRLARLEDERAITRLIGCYGPLVDAADADAVAALWAEDGTYDVEGWGMRSRADVHAMVLSPQHQGLVTAGCTHFLGPVVVTVEGDTAVAVCESVLVVHHKERFHVARAGANRFELVRNDGVWEILHRTTRALDGDAAARDLLAVVR
- a CDS encoding SDR family oxidoreductase is translated as MSGQLSGRVALVTGGGAGIGAGLVRRFADEGAKVVVAELDETQGQEVADAVGGIFARCDVARRVDVEGAVEAALAAYGAIDIVVNNAWGGGSIGRVENKTGEALNAGMAVGYLGPFWAMKAAYPHMKERGWGRIINMVSLNGVNAHVGSLEYNAAKEALRALTRTAAREWAPTGVTVNAIAPAAKSQAFLRAIGEYPELVALADAANPMGRMGDPYDDIAPVAVFLASEGSRYLTGNTLFVDGGSHINGVAWAPDLDAEND